AGAAGAACGAAGTTGGTGAAGTCGCCGCCTGGATAACTCAGGTTCACAGATGACAACATACATGCGAGACAAACCATCAATGTTTGGGCCACGAGCTTCCAAGTTTCTACTCTCTGCTCTCATCTTGATCCACTTTCTACCTACTCAACTCCTTGCTCAAAGATCTAAATCTCCATGGCAGACACTCACTGGTAAACTCCTctatctcttcatctccattCTCCACTgttaaatttgagaaaaattgaaaaagaaacagaagcaAACTAAGTGAAACTAGTTACTCCTACTCTCGATCCAGTTTCACAGACTTTTCTTTCTAAGTTTGATCCATTTCTTGATTACCTCTTCTTTCTTGGTGTGTGTGTGTAGGATCTGCTCCTCTTATCATAGCACGTGGCGGGTTTTCTGGGTTATTGCCAGATTCAAGCGTTGATGCTTACAGTATCGTATCTCAGACAAGTGTCTCCGGTGCTGTTCTCTGGTGTGATGTGCAGCTTACCAAAGATGGAGTTGGGATTTGCTTTCCCGATGTAAAAATGATGAATGCTTCTAGTATCCAAGATGCTTACCCTAAACGGAAAAACTCTTACCTGGTTAATGGCGTCCCTACTCAAGATTGGTTCACCATTGATTTCACCTTGAAGGATCTCAAATCCGTTTTCTGTAAGTTCAATGTCACTTTCAGacatctttgttttgttttgttttgttttgtcttgtcTTTTTGCTGCTATATATCTCTGTCACTAGGAGGAAAAGTTAGGGTGTCCATTCTAATACATTGGAGACTGGACTCTTGTTGGATTCTAGTTCTTGATATGTCTATGTTGATTGttagtttatatatgtttgatggttaagtttttttctgataccaattgtatgtatatttttgattttggaaaaTTGATTGTCAGCTATTCCAAATATAGGCCATGGTCACACATCTAGACAATATTAATGATTCTAATTTTGGCAATGTCTTATGTTGATTGttggtttatatatatgtatgatggttaaaaaaaattctgataCCCATTCTTTGTAtgttttgattttggaaaaTTGAGTGTCAGCTATACCAAATATAAGCTATGATCACACATCTAGACAATATTAATGATTCTAGTTTTAGCAATGTCTTATGTTAATTGTTggtttatatatgtttcatggttaatttttttttctgatcccaatatgtatattttgatttttggaaAATTGATTGTCAGATATACCAAATATAGGCTATACACATCTTGACAGTATTAATGATTCTAGTTTTAGCAATGTCTTATGTTGATTGTTGGTTTATACTATGCTTCATGGTTAAATTTGTTTTGATCCCATTaatgtatattttgatttttggaaAATTGATTGTCAGCTATACCAAATATAGGCTATGGTCACACATCTAAACAATATTAATGTATTATTAATTACACAAAGGGTATGGTGGTTGATAAAATACATATGTATCAACTAACAATGTTATGTAGTTAACACCATGATCATACTTCTTATTGCATTGTTTGGACGTCACGTAAGAATTGGGATCAAGCTTTGTATTAAGGATTGGAATAAAGTGGCTTTGATGTTGTTATATCCTATTTGgttgtatatttatttacaaatattcTTCCAAAACTGTGCAGTGATCCGAGGAATATTATCACGATCTGATGCATTCGATAACAACCAATACGCCATTTCAACAGTTCAAGATATCGCTATGGAGTTGAAACCCAAGAGCTTTTGGTTAAATGTTCAGGTAAATTCTTATGTCTAGTAAGTTTGTTTCCTTATGTTTTGTAGTGATAGATCTCAGCTCACTCTTAACACAGCTGCTCTTTTTATCCAGCACGACGCGTTCTATGCGCAGCATAACCTGAGCATAAGCAAGTTTCTGCTATCACTCCCCAAAACTGTGACTATTAACTATCTCTCTTCCCCTGAGGTTACTTTCCTACGGAGCATCGGTGGCCGTTTTGGTAAAGCCGGGCCAAAGTTTGTGTTCAGGTTTCTCGAGAAAGACGATGTTGAGGTGTCAACTAATCAAACCTATGGAACTCTCTTGGGAAACCTAACTTTCATCAAGACGTTTGCCTCAGGAGTTCTTGTTCCAAAGTCTTACATATGGCCGCTCGAAGACCAGTACTTGAGTCCCCACACATCGTTTGTTCAAGATGCTCACAAAGCAGGATTAGAAGTATACGCGTCAGGCTTTGCAAATGATTTTGACATGGCGTACAACTACAGTTTTGATCCGTTGGCTGAGTACTTATCCTTCATGGACAATGGTGATTTCTCTGTGGATGGCTTCTTATCTGATTTTCCACTAACTGCATCTTCTGCTGTTGGTAAGTAAATGTCTTCTTTTATGTCACATCTACAAGTGAAATCATTTTctcatttgaatttttttctttttcctcagATTGCTTCTCCCATCTTGGAAGTAATGCTTCAACACAAGGTATGTTCTAGTGGCTACATGTCAAAGTAACTAATGGTAATAAAAGTTTAATCTTCTATATGGTTGTTCATGTCACAGTGGATTTTCTTGTAATATCCAAAAATGGAGCAAGTGGAGACTACCCTGGGTGCACTGACTTGGCCTATTCAAAGGCTATCAAAGATGGTGCTGACATCATCGACTGTTCTGTTCAAATGTCGTTGGACGGGATGCCGTTTTGCTTAAACTCAGTTGATCTTGGAGAGAGCACGAACATTGTCCAAAGCCCTTTCAGAAACCGTTCAGCAACTGTTCCTGAGATCGCTCCTCTTGGTGGATTATACAGCTTTAGTCTGACATGGTCTGAGATTCAGACCTTGAGACGTAAGTTTCTAagtcttctcttccttttttcaGCATTTTAATTACACTAGGTGTTGTTGTGCTTGAGATAAAGAAGCTCTTATTTGTTCCTTCTTCTTATGTTTTGCAGCTGCGATTACAAATCCATACAACAGGGACTTCAACTTGTTTAGGAACCCCAAGGAGAGAAGTTCAGGGAAGCTTGTTTCACTTTCTGATTTCTTGAACTTGGCGAAAAACTCCACCTCTCTTGCTGGTGTTTTGATCAGCGTTGAAGTAAGTTTCTACTATCATTTAAAATTCTTAATCCAAGGCTCCTAATCTTTATaaaccgcaccgcagttaatagtaacaaaaatctctacatatatcTATTACAATTGTTTGTCCCGCTTGTTGTCTTTGGGACCCTAACTGATGTTGCGCATAACCACTTTGTTTTGGTTTCATTCAGAATGCAGCATACCTGAGAGAGAAGCAAGGTCTCGACGTTGTCAAAGCCGTTCTCGATACGCTCACCAAAGCTGGTTACAGCAACGCgacaacaacaaccaaaaagGTTATGATTCAGTCAACAAACAGCTCGGTCTTGGTTGACTTCAAGAAACAGAGCCGGTACGAGACGGTATACCAAGTGGAAGAAACAATCCGAGACATCCTCGACTCTGCAATCCAAGACATAAAGAAGTTCGCTGACGCCGTCGTGGTCAGAAAAAACTCTGTCTTCCCAGTCAGCGAAAGCTTCACCACTGGACAAACCAATCTGGTGGAGAGGCTACAGAGGTTCCAGCTTCCTGTTTACGTTGAACTGTTCCGCAACGAGTTTGTGTCTCAGCCGTGGGACTTCTTGTCAGATGCGACTGTTGAGATAAACTCGCATGTTACTGGTGCTGGTATCAATGGAACCATCACTGAGTTCCCTTTAACAGCCGCTAGATACAAAAGtaaagtgaaaaaaataaacaaaagagtgTCTGAaaagttttatgttttgttttttgaatcTTGATTGTGTTTGTCATGTTCTGTCTCAGGGAACAAGTGCTTGACACGGAAAGACCTGCCTCCTTACATGAGCCCGGTTCAGCCAGCTGGTCTCTTATCTATTATGAGTCCTACTTCGTTACCTCCAGCTGAAGCACCAAACCCGGTTTTCACAGATGCTGATGTCACTGAACCACCACTACCTCCGGTCATAGCCAAAGCCCCTACGAGCAGTCCTGGACCATTATCAACCGATGAAAAAGCTCCTAATGGACAAACCCGTGTCActctatctcttcttctctctgcaTTCGCCATGGTTCTAGCCTTTCTTCTACTTCTGTGATCACATTGGCCTGATCAATTGACTTGTGTCCACAGATATTATTTTGCCTCCTAATAGTTATTAGGATTCTCTGCATTGGTGAGTTTCTGTTGgggttttttgtttgttcatactAAACATTCATTTGTATCATTGTAATTTGCTGTTGTAACATTATTCACTTTAATGTTCGTTAAAACTCTGGTGTGCTTTGTAGTATTAATGAGATTCTATCTTCTTTAATACATTAAAATCCGTAAGTATGTTCTTACAATATGTAAGATGGTAATCAAGTTTATTGTCAAATCCTCATAATCCTTTATTACAAGCAATGGAGCAATGTAATGAAAAGTACTTACTGCTTCTTGGTATCCTTGACTCTCCGGTTATGACGGTTGCTGTCTACTTTCATTGGCTAACCATGAAGCTCGTCACACACGCCTGATAACATCAATCACTATTGGCTAGTGTATCTGCATCCTCTCAAGTCCAGTTCTGATGATAAATATGTACTTACTAGattaaatgcaaaaaaaaaaacattatatgatTCTATTGCATCCAAACATCATCATGTAGAAGCTATTGGAGCAAGACTACTCGTATTGTGTCTCAGCGTTTGTTATACAAAAAGATTATGTAATAGCAATCCATTACAGTCTTGATGCAGTAGCTAAAGAgtatttgtcttttttttggaCAAGGTGAAGTCTCCGTAGACATTGCATTGTCTGATTTATCGTGGACGGAGATTGTATAATCTTTTCGTCATTGATGAAGTGAATCCCACATTGTCCTTGATCTGTTCAGGGATTCTGTAATCAGGATCCCCAAGACTGTCATCATCATCAGTTATATCTGTATCAATCCAAGAATTCCAGTCAACCTCGCTATCCGTATCTTCATCCCACAAGATCTCTCTCTTGCTCTGCATGCTGTTAACCTTGTCAACTAATCTCAAGAGAATGTTGTGGTTTAATACTTCATAGTCCCTGCATTTTCCAGTCAAAGAGTATGAAAAACATCAGCTTCTGTTCTTTTGGTTTATATCATAAATGAGCATGTTCGATCAGAGTGTTACCTGTATGTAAAAGCAGCATGAAGAAGCTGAGCTGAAGCAAGAACCGCGAATAAATATCTGAGAACGTTTATAACCCATGCTCTGTGTTCTTCATCATTCACGTAACGCAAACTTGCCACTTCTAATGCTAAGGTAACACACAAACCTGCATCATcagaatataaaaaataaattaaatgtatTCATAACTATGGTATGAGAAAAAGATATGGGAGTATGAAACTTACCAATGTAAAGCCTCGGCCTTATGGTATAAGTTTGCTTTGTACTTGTAAACATGTAGATCACAAAGATAGACAAGAAGTAGATAAAGAAAGCTTTGATCACCCTTGACTCCAAAAGCATCGCATTGTGCAAAGCAAACAGCTTATCCAAAGCCACAAACATGCTTGCCTGTTTTGCCTCAAAAGCTTCCTGAGCTGCCAACATTGACTTTGAATTCTCAAACAGGTGATCATGAACCTGTTGAAGCTGCTCTTGCCTCTTCGCAAGATCTTCCTGTTGCTCTTGACTAAACTCCGCAAAACGTTGCAGTGTACTCCTACTCTCTTGCAGTGCTTCACTCTGAAACTGGTTAAGAGACTGTATACTATCAATAGCCACAGATTGTCCTTCCAAAAGCTTTTGCTGATTATCTAAAGTACTGTTAGTCAAAGTTCCGATGATACTAGTTTGATTCTCCAACGCAGTCATCTTCTCCGTCATCTTTTCTCCGAGTAGACTTATCTTCCCACCGATTTGTTTTGTGTCGTTCTTCAACTTATCTACACCTACCTTGACGTCAGTGACAGAGTCATTGAACATCTCCATTCCAACTTTCATCGCTTCTCCCATCTTCTCTTGGCCTTCCTTTAACGCTAACTGTGACTCAGTAATGCTCTTCTGTTC
Above is a window of Brassica napus cultivar Da-Ae chromosome A10, Da-Ae, whole genome shotgun sequence DNA encoding:
- the LOC106371413 gene encoding protein GAMETE EXPRESSED 1, with protein sequence MDHFKRRYLLFLLITLIDSPITCHSWGWFSSSGENTNPSSSRSIKSNTEFSIEVFSDKKAVQVLEDAKNKLAGPNSCWQNAYGYLLSGCKGMVATEEQRKRFAWHLSDCFQKESGRPDFPTCNDKQTMMSCLKKLDDHEHKIYLEFMLETNTICQQLQSHALKNEIERLVNDLKRSAQNTEEKLDILESKSDDILQGTSKIHESVGLIDVVVNNVAHKTNTIGTQMSGLSQQTRDIYQEQKSITESQLALKEGQEKMGEAMKVGMEMFNDSVTDVKVGVDKLKNDTKQIGGKISLLGEKMTEKMTALENQTSIIGTLTNSTLDNQQKLLEGQSVAIDSIQSLNQFQSEALQESRSTLQRFAEFSQEQQEDLAKRQEQLQQVHDHLFENSKSMLAAQEAFEAKQASMFVALDKLFALHNAMLLESRVIKAFFIYFLSIFVIYMFTSTKQTYTIRPRLYIGLCVTLALEVASLRYVNDEEHRAWVINVLRYLFAVLASAQLLHAAFTYRDYEVLNHNILLRLVDKVNSMQSKREILWDEDTDSEVDWNSWIDTDITDDDDSLGDPDYRIPEQIKDNVGFTSSMTKRLYNLRPR
- the LOC106371412 gene encoding glycerophosphodiester phosphodiesterase GDPDL4 produces the protein MTTYMRDKPSMFGPRASKFLLSALILIHFLPTQLLAQRSKSPWQTLTGSAPLIIARGGFSGLLPDSSVDAYSIVSQTSVSGAVLWCDVQLTKDGVGICFPDVKMMNASSIQDAYPKRKNSYLVNGVPTQDWFTIDFTLKDLKSVFLIRGILSRSDAFDNNQYAISTVQDIAMELKPKSFWLNVQHDAFYAQHNLSISKFLLSLPKTVTINYLSSPEVTFLRSIGGRFGKAGPKFVFRFLEKDDVEVSTNQTYGTLLGNLTFIKTFASGVLVPKSYIWPLEDQYLSPHTSFVQDAHKAGLEVYASGFANDFDMAYNYSFDPLAEYLSFMDNGDFSVDGFLSDFPLTASSAVDCFSHLGSNASTQVDFLVISKNGASGDYPGCTDLAYSKAIKDGADIIDCSVQMSLDGMPFCLNSVDLGESTNIVQSPFRNRSATVPEIAPLGGLYSFSLTWSEIQTLRPAITNPYNRDFNLFRNPKERSSGKLVSLSDFLNLAKNSTSLAGVLISVENAAYLREKQGLDVVKAVLDTLTKAGYSNATTTTKKVMIQSTNSSVLVDFKKQSRYETVYQVEETIRDILDSAIQDIKKFADAVVVRKNSVFPVSESFTTGQTNLVERLQRFQLPVYVELFRNEFVSQPWDFLSDATVEINSHVTGAGINGTITEFPLTAARYKRNKCLTRKDLPPYMSPVQPAGLLSIMSPTSLPPAEAPNPVFTDADVTEPPLPPVIAKAPTSSPGPLSTDEKAPNGQTRVTLSLLLSAFAMVLAFLLLL